Proteins encoded together in one Janthinobacterium tructae window:
- the accC gene encoding acetyl-CoA carboxylase biotin carboxylase subunit — translation MFEKILIANRGEIALRIQRACREMGIKTVVVHSEADKDAKYVKLADESVCIGPAQSALSYLNMPAIISAAEVTDAQAIHPGYGFLSENADFAERVEKSGFVFIGPRSESIRLMGDKVSAKQTMIKAGVPCVPGSEGALPDDPKAIVQIARKVGYPVIIKAAGGGGGRGMRVVHTEAALINAVSMTKTEAGTAFGNPEVYMEKYLENPRHVEIQILADEHKNAVWLGERDCSMQRRHQKVIEEAPAPGIPRKLIEKIGDRCAEACRKIGYRGAGTFEFLYENGEFYFIEMNTRVQVEHPVTEMITGIDIVQEQIRIAAGEKLRFRQRDVLLSGHAIECRINAEDPFKFTPSPGKIVSWHAPGGPGIRVDSHAYAGYYVPPHYDSMIGKVIAYGATREQAIRRMQIALSEMVVEGINTNIALHRELMIDARFIEGGTNIHYLEQKLADMPDLGKNLNGGSPSIAKKSEIKADA, via the coding sequence ATGTTTGAAAAAATCCTGATTGCCAACCGTGGTGAAATTGCCCTCCGTATTCAGCGCGCCTGCCGCGAAATGGGCATTAAGACGGTTGTAGTCCACTCCGAAGCCGACAAGGACGCAAAATACGTCAAGCTGGCCGACGAATCCGTTTGTATCGGCCCGGCACAGTCGGCCCTGAGCTACCTGAACATGCCCGCCATTATCAGCGCCGCTGAAGTGACGGATGCACAAGCGATTCACCCAGGCTATGGCTTCCTGTCGGAAAACGCCGACTTTGCCGAACGCGTCGAGAAATCGGGCTTCGTCTTCATCGGCCCGCGCTCCGAATCGATCCGTTTGATGGGCGACAAAGTGTCGGCCAAACAAACCATGATCAAGGCCGGCGTGCCTTGCGTGCCCGGCTCGGAAGGTGCATTGCCGGACGATCCGAAAGCGATCGTGCAAATTGCCCGCAAGGTCGGCTATCCGGTCATCATCAAGGCCGCCGGCGGCGGTGGCGGACGCGGCATGCGCGTGGTGCACACGGAAGCTGCCCTGATCAACGCCGTGTCGATGACCAAGACGGAAGCCGGCACGGCTTTCGGCAACCCTGAAGTGTATATGGAGAAGTACCTGGAAAATCCGCGCCACGTGGAAATCCAAATCCTTGCCGACGAACACAAGAACGCCGTCTGGCTGGGCGAGCGCGACTGCTCCATGCAGCGCCGCCACCAGAAAGTCATCGAAGAAGCACCAGCGCCGGGCATCCCGCGCAAACTCATCGAGAAAATCGGCGACCGTTGCGCCGAAGCCTGCCGCAAGATCGGCTACCGCGGCGCCGGCACGTTTGAATTCCTGTACGAAAACGGCGAGTTCTATTTCATTGAAATGAATACCCGCGTGCAAGTGGAACATCCGGTCACCGAGATGATCACCGGCATCGACATCGTGCAAGAGCAGATCCGCATCGCCGCTGGCGAAAAACTGCGTTTCCGCCAGCGCGACGTCCTGCTGTCGGGCCACGCCATCGAGTGCCGCATCAATGCCGAAGATCCGTTCAAGTTCACGCCATCACCAGGCAAGATCGTGTCGTGGCATGCGCCGGGCGGCCCGGGTATCCGCGTCGACTCGCACGCCTACGCCGGTTACTACGTGCCGCCGCATTACGACTCGATGATCGGCAAAGTGATCGCTTACGGCGCCACGCGCGAGCAAGCGATCCGCCGCATGCAGATCGCCCTGTCCGAAATGGTGGTCGAAGGCATCAACACGAATATCGCCCTGCACCGCGAACTGATGATCGACGCGCGCTTCATCGAAGGCGGCACCAACATTCACTATCTGGAACAGAAACTGGCCGACATGCCGGACCTGGGCAAGAACCTGAATGGCGGCAGCCCCAGCATCGCCAAGAAATCCGAAATCAAGGCGGACGCATGA
- the prmA gene encoding 50S ribosomal protein L11 methyltransferase encodes MSWTEIVIEIARDNAEAMSDALMEAGALSVSVEDADEGTDAEQPLFGEPGMEPKEAAWERSRVVALTDVDADQAAIVATAAAAVGMATVPAFTMRPVEEQDWVRLTQSQFAPIHIGKNIWVVPSWHEAPDPDGLILELDPGLAFGTGSHPTTRLCMEWLEANPAPGKSVLDYGCGSGILAMVAKKLGAQTVVGVDIDPQAIESAGLNAERNQCEIEYFLPDTFATSAHATAKFDIVVANILSSPLKLMAPMLSSRVAEGGALILSGVLARQAEEVAAAYAPFIELGVWAEQDGWVALHGRLGSTQAPAPRAEGA; translated from the coding sequence ATGAGCTGGACAGAAATCGTCATCGAAATCGCCCGTGACAACGCCGAGGCCATGTCCGACGCATTGATGGAAGCGGGTGCCCTGTCGGTCTCGGTGGAAGACGCCGATGAAGGCACGGATGCCGAGCAGCCCCTGTTTGGCGAGCCCGGCATGGAACCGAAGGAAGCGGCGTGGGAACGCAGCCGCGTGGTGGCGCTGACCGACGTCGACGCCGACCAGGCCGCCATCGTGGCTACCGCCGCCGCCGCTGTGGGCATGGCAACGGTACCGGCGTTTACCATGCGCCCCGTGGAAGAGCAAGATTGGGTGCGCCTGACCCAGTCGCAATTCGCCCCGATTCACATCGGCAAGAATATCTGGGTCGTGCCCAGCTGGCACGAGGCACCGGATCCTGACGGCCTGATCCTGGAACTGGATCCGGGCCTGGCCTTCGGCACGGGCAGCCATCCAACCACGCGTTTGTGCATGGAGTGGCTGGAAGCCAATCCCGCCCCTGGCAAGAGCGTGCTCGACTACGGTTGCGGTTCCGGCATCCTGGCCATGGTGGCCAAGAAACTCGGTGCGCAAACAGTGGTCGGCGTCGATATCGACCCGCAAGCGATCGAATCGGCTGGCTTGAATGCCGAACGCAACCAGTGCGAGATCGAATATTTCTTGCCAGACACGTTTGCCACGTCGGCACACGCCACGGCCAAGTTTGACATCGTCGTCGCCAACATCCTGTCGAGCCCATTGAAACTGATGGCGCCGATGCTCTCTAGCAGAGTCGCCGAAGGCGGCGCGCTGATCCTGTCCGGCGTGCTGGCACGCCAGGCCGAAGAAGTGGCTGCCGCCTACGCGCCGTTCATCGAACTGGGTGTCTGGGCCGAGCAAGATGGCTGGGTGGCCCTGCATGGCCGCCTGGGCAGCACGCAAGCGCCTGCGCCCCGCGCGGAAGGTGCATAA
- a CDS encoding DUF3426 domain-containing protein has product MALATKCPHCNTIFRVAADQLKLRGGIVRCGTCREVFDGNAALVDPAAASPFLTSGPGAAVPLSATDPADHSLPSATDDEPIYSLDFDTSFDPFGILPPTAQLKEEDGDGEHIELDLDVSLPDEALADAPVAAPVMAPAEAPEAPLPQPMAPFKRRQVDDVPAFATYLRDSRREPRLEAEAAPALPAIDKVSLDKPASARREPTLADHSFEALPATPVALEPAEEQDEAVLPPADDEPAFVTLGRRREQSGKALRAAMAAGSVVLLLLLFLQVMTTFRNPLAAQFPQWKPTLVALCKLSGCQVDLPAQIEALSIEQGELQTLKDQTFSYVSLLRNQSRSVQAWPSIELILNDANDKPLLRRVIAPRDYLPATIDVSQGFAPRSEQTIKLYFALDQLKASGYHIAIFYP; this is encoded by the coding sequence ATGGCCCTCGCCACCAAATGCCCCCATTGCAACACGATATTTCGGGTCGCTGCTGACCAGTTGAAGTTACGTGGGGGCATCGTACGCTGTGGCACGTGCAGGGAAGTGTTTGACGGCAATGCCGCGCTGGTCGACCCAGCCGCGGCATCGCCGTTTTTAACGTCCGGCCCCGGCGCTGCCGTCCCGCTGTCGGCCACTGATCCGGCCGACCACAGCCTGCCGTCCGCCACGGACGATGAACCCATCTATTCTCTCGACTTCGACACCTCGTTCGACCCGTTCGGCATCTTGCCGCCAACGGCGCAGCTCAAGGAAGAAGACGGCGATGGCGAGCACATCGAGCTGGACCTCGACGTCAGCCTGCCCGACGAGGCGCTGGCTGACGCGCCTGTCGCCGCCCCTGTCATGGCACCGGCCGAAGCACCGGAAGCGCCGCTGCCCCAGCCGATGGCGCCGTTCAAGCGCCGCCAGGTCGATGACGTCCCCGCCTTCGCCACATATTTGCGCGACAGCCGCCGCGAACCGCGCCTGGAAGCCGAGGCCGCCCCGGCGCTGCCCGCCATCGACAAAGTCAGCCTGGACAAGCCCGCGTCCGCGCGCCGGGAACCGACGCTGGCCGACCACTCTTTCGAAGCGCTGCCTGCCACCCCTGTTGCGCTGGAGCCAGCCGAAGAGCAGGACGAAGCCGTCCTGCCGCCGGCCGACGACGAACCGGCCTTTGTGACCTTGGGCCGGCGGCGCGAACAGAGCGGCAAGGCCTTGCGCGCGGCCATGGCAGCCGGCTCGGTAGTGCTGTTGCTTTTGTTATTCCTGCAAGTGATGACCACCTTCCGCAATCCGCTGGCGGCGCAGTTTCCGCAGTGGAAGCCGACCCTGGTCGCGCTGTGCAAGCTCAGTGGTTGCCAGGTCGACTTGCCGGCGCAAATCGAGGCGCTGTCCATCGAACAGGGTGAATTGCAAACCCTCAAGGATCAAACCTTTTCCTACGTCTCGCTGCTGCGCAACCAGAGCCGCAGCGTGCAAGCCTGGCCCAGCATCGAACTGATACTCAACGATGCCAACGACAAGCCGCTCTTGCGCCGCGTGATCGCGCCGCGCGACTACCTGCCGGCCACTATCGATGTGAGCCAGGGCTTTGCGCCGCGCTCGGAACAAACCATCAAACTCTACTTTGCATTAGACCAGCTCAAGGCGTCTGGTTACCATATCGCCATCTTTTACCCTTAA
- a CDS encoding carbohydrate kinase family protein produces MTKTSLICGSLATDTIMQFPGRFGESLLADQLHKVNVSFLVPTMRTEFGGCSGNIAYSLKMLGGDPRIVGVMGQDSAAYLERLQKLGISTANILIKADSYNAQCFVTADADNNQINAFHPGAMSFAHENPIANAGPAKVAIISPDGDQGMLKHAADLAELGIPFMFDPGQQLPRFNGEQLIDFINKATYVSANDYEMEMLMERTGLTLPDIASRLDALIVTRGEKGSEIYTDGKRIDIPVVAAKEVLDPTGCGDAYRAGLLFGITNDLGWETSGRLASLLGAIKIATQGAQNHVFTPESIAEQFEAAFGYRY; encoded by the coding sequence ATGACTAAAACATCGCTGATCTGCGGCTCGCTCGCCACCGACACCATCATGCAATTCCCCGGCCGCTTCGGCGAATCGCTGCTGGCCGACCAGTTGCACAAGGTGAACGTGTCCTTCCTCGTGCCCACCATGCGCACGGAGTTCGGCGGTTGCTCGGGCAACATCGCCTACAGCCTGAAGATGCTGGGCGGCGACCCGCGCATCGTCGGCGTCATGGGCCAGGACAGCGCCGCCTACCTGGAACGCCTGCAAAAGCTGGGCATTTCCACCGCCAACATCCTGATCAAGGCCGACAGCTACAACGCGCAGTGCTTCGTCACGGCCGATGCGGACAATAACCAGATCAATGCCTTCCACCCGGGTGCCATGTCGTTTGCGCATGAAAACCCGATCGCCAATGCGGGTCCGGCCAAGGTTGCCATCATTTCGCCCGACGGCGACCAGGGCATGCTCAAGCACGCCGCCGACCTGGCCGAGCTGGGCATCCCCTTCATGTTCGATCCGGGTCAACAGTTGCCACGCTTCAATGGCGAACAATTGATCGACTTCATCAACAAAGCCACGTATGTGTCGGCCAACGACTATGAAATGGAAATGTTGATGGAACGTACGGGCTTGACCCTGCCGGACATCGCCAGCCGCCTGGACGCGCTGATCGTCACGCGTGGCGAAAAAGGGTCGGAAATCTATACGGACGGCAAGCGCATCGACATTCCCGTCGTGGCCGCCAAGGAAGTGCTGGACCCGACCGGTTGCGGCGACGCCTACCGTGCTGGCTTGCTGTTCGGCATCACCAACGACCTGGGCTGGGAAACCAGCGGCCGCCTGGCCAGCCTGCTGGGCGCGATTAAAATCGCCACGCAGGGCGCGCAAAACCATGTGTTTACGCCAGAAAGCATTGCCGAGCAGTTCGAAGCGGCGTTCGGCTACCGCTATTAA
- a CDS encoding YggT family protein: MLIVILTLIVDTIATLLGGVLLLRFWMQAVRVRPPSSVAQFTFQLSDWLVRPLRRVVPGVGGYDWASLIGAFLIVLLASSVLFISGAPVEVVLLKSLQRFLQWILYGFMALLIIEAIFSWVNPHAPLAPFVRALNEPLLRPIRKVVPLVGSLDLSLLVALILLQIAQVLVGMIIVLR; the protein is encoded by the coding sequence GTGCTGATCGTTATCCTTACATTGATCGTTGATACCATTGCCACCTTGCTGGGCGGCGTATTGCTGCTGCGCTTCTGGATGCAGGCGGTGCGCGTGCGGCCCCCTTCATCGGTGGCGCAATTCACGTTTCAATTGTCCGACTGGCTGGTGCGCCCCCTGCGCCGCGTGGTGCCGGGCGTGGGCGGGTATGACTGGGCCAGCCTGATCGGCGCCTTCCTGATCGTGCTGCTGGCCAGTTCGGTCCTGTTTATTTCCGGCGCTCCCGTCGAAGTGGTGCTGCTCAAGTCGCTGCAACGCTTCCTGCAATGGATACTCTACGGTTTCATGGCCCTGCTGATCATCGAAGCCATCTTCAGCTGGGTCAACCCGCATGCGCCGCTGGCGCCGTTTGTACGGGCCCTGAACGAGCCGCTGCTGCGTCCGATCCGCAAGGTCGTGCCGCTGGTCGGCAGCCTGGACTTGTCGCTGCTGGTGGCGCTGATCCTGTTGCAGATCGCGCAAGTGCTGGTGGGGATGATTATTGTGCTGAGGTAA
- a CDS encoding ribonucleotide-diphosphate reductase subunit beta has product MSLSWDDETTSAAVPRPAQQAPLGNTELNLPAGAEPSEANAEQVARRVNADDKRIINGKTDVNQLVPFKYKWAWDKYLAGCANHWMPQEVNMQRDIELWKNPNGLTDDERRLVKRNLGFFVTADSLAANNIVLGTYRHITAPECRQYLLRQAFEEAIHTHAYQYIVESLGLDEGEIFNAYNEVKSIRDKDEFLIPFINTLTDPAFTTGTVENDQKLLKSLIVFACLMEGLFFYVGFTQILALGRQNKMMGAAEQYQYILRDESMHCNFGIDLINTIKMENPLLWTAEFREEIKVLFMQAVELEYAYAEDTMPRGVLGLNAPMFKGYLRFIANRRAQQIGLEPLFAQEENPFPWMSEMIDMKKERNFFETRVTEYQTGGALNWE; this is encoded by the coding sequence ATGTCGTTGTCCTGGGATGATGAAACCACGTCGGCAGCTGTGCCGCGTCCGGCGCAGCAAGCGCCATTGGGAAATACCGAATTGAACCTGCCGGCCGGTGCCGAGCCGTCCGAAGCGAACGCCGAGCAAGTGGCGCGCCGCGTGAATGCCGACGACAAGCGCATCATCAACGGCAAGACGGACGTCAACCAGCTGGTGCCGTTCAAGTACAAGTGGGCGTGGGACAAATACCTGGCCGGCTGCGCCAACCACTGGATGCCGCAGGAAGTGAACATGCAGCGCGATATCGAGCTGTGGAAAAATCCGAACGGCCTGACGGACGACGAGCGCCGCCTGGTCAAGCGCAACCTGGGCTTCTTCGTGACGGCCGACTCGCTGGCCGCCAACAACATCGTGCTGGGCACCTACCGCCACATCACGGCACCCGAGTGCCGCCAGTACCTGCTGCGCCAGGCGTTCGAGGAAGCGATCCACACGCACGCTTATCAGTACATCGTGGAATCCCTGGGCCTGGACGAAGGCGAGATCTTCAACGCCTACAACGAAGTCAAGTCGATCCGCGACAAGGATGAATTCCTGATCCCGTTCATTAATACGCTGACCGACCCGGCATTTACTACCGGCACGGTGGAAAACGACCAGAAGCTGCTGAAATCCCTGATCGTGTTTGCCTGCCTGATGGAAGGCCTGTTCTTCTACGTCGGCTTCACGCAGATCCTGGCGCTGGGCCGCCAGAACAAGATGATGGGCGCCGCCGAGCAGTACCAGTACATCCTGCGCGATGAATCGATGCACTGCAACTTCGGCATCGACTTGATCAACACGATCAAGATGGAAAATCCGCTGCTGTGGACGGCCGAATTCCGCGAAGAGATCAAAGTGCTGTTCATGCAAGCCGTGGAGCTGGAATACGCGTACGCGGAAGACACCATGCCACGCGGCGTGCTGGGTCTGAACGCACCGATGTTCAAGGGCTATCTGCGCTTCATCGCCAACCGCCGCGCGCAGCAGATCGGCCTCGAGCCGCTGTTCGCCCAGGAAGAAAATCCATTCCCGTGGATGAGCGAAATGATCGACATGAAGAAGGAACGCAACTTCTTCGAGACGCGCGTGACCGAGTACCAAACGGGTGGTGCGCTGAACTGGGAATAG
- a CDS encoding ribonucleoside-diphosphate reductase subunit alpha, with the protein MQSPQDISIHPTPVSPAPGAANSVASTGAALGDYRIIRRNGAVVAFEPSKIAIAMTKAFLAVNGGQGAASARVRELVEQLTDGVVAALVRRHPGGGTFHIEDVQDQVELSLMRSGEHDVARAYVLYRAKHMEERRLQKEALGASAQVTAPQLNVTDNGVRRLLDMQEVRDLINAACAGLEKHVDADAILAETVKNLYDGVPVEELHKSAILAARALMEKDPAYSQVTARILLHTVRKEVFGKEVPQAAAAAEYLTYFPQYIAKGIANDLLNPVLASFDLERLAKAIVADRDLQFGYIGLQTLYDRYFLHIHDVRIEMPQAFYMRVAMGLSLNEADREARTIEFYNLLSSFDFMSSTPTLFNSGTLRSQLSSCYLSTVSDDLEGIYDAIKDNALLAKYAGGLGNDWTPVRALGAHIKGTNGKSQGVVPFLKVVNDTAVAVNQGGKRKGAVCAYLETWHMDIEEFLDLRKNTGDDRRRTHDMNTANWIPDMFMKRVMEKGEWTLFSPSETPDLHDLVGKAFEKAYLGYEAKAAAGEMRSFKKIAALDLWRKMLSMLFETGHPWITFKDPCNIRSPQSHVGVVHSSNLCTEITLNTGPDEIAVCNLGSVNMPAHMKEGKLDHVKLAKTVRTAMRMLDNVIDINYYAVEKARNSNMRHRPVGMGVMGFQDCLHMMRIPFASDAAVSFADTSMEAVCYYAYLASTELAEERGRYESYAGSLWDRGILPQDSVKLLAEERGGYLEVDSSSAMDWTPVRERIAKFGMRNSNCVAIAPTATISNIIGVSACIEPTFQNLYVKSNLSGEFTEINGYLVRDLKARDLWDEVMISDLKYFDGSLVKIDRIPQDLRDIYATAFEVSPSWLVEAASRRQKWIDQAQSLNIYMAGASGKKLDETYKLAWLRGLKTTYYLRTIAATHMEKSTSKTGALNAVAVDGGMSASAQSAQAAIVAAAAAAVVAPVVAAAADDADGEACYLRPGDDGFEECEACQ; encoded by the coding sequence ATGCAATCACCACAAGATATTTCCATCCATCCAACGCCAGTATCGCCAGCGCCAGGCGCGGCCAATAGCGTGGCGAGCACCGGCGCGGCATTGGGCGACTATCGCATCATCCGCCGCAACGGCGCGGTGGTGGCATTTGAGCCTTCGAAGATCGCCATCGCCATGACCAAGGCGTTTTTGGCCGTTAACGGCGGCCAGGGCGCCGCTTCGGCACGCGTCCGCGAACTGGTGGAGCAACTGACCGACGGCGTCGTCGCCGCGCTGGTGCGCCGTCACCCGGGTGGCGGCACCTTCCATATCGAAGACGTGCAAGACCAGGTGGAACTGTCGCTGATGCGTTCGGGCGAGCACGATGTGGCGCGTGCCTACGTGCTGTACCGTGCCAAGCACATGGAAGAGCGCCGTTTGCAGAAGGAGGCGCTGGGCGCTTCCGCGCAAGTGACCGCACCGCAACTGAACGTCACTGACAACGGCGTGCGCCGCCTGCTGGACATGCAGGAAGTGCGCGACCTGATCAACGCCGCCTGCGCCGGCCTGGAAAAGCACGTCGATGCCGACGCCATCCTGGCTGAAACGGTGAAGAACCTGTACGACGGCGTGCCCGTCGAAGAGCTGCACAAGTCGGCCATCCTGGCGGCGCGCGCGCTGATGGAAAAAGATCCGGCCTACAGCCAGGTCACGGCCCGCATCCTGCTGCACACGGTGCGCAAGGAAGTGTTCGGCAAGGAAGTGCCGCAAGCGGCCGCTGCTGCCGAATACCTGACGTATTTCCCGCAATATATCGCCAAGGGCATCGCCAACGACCTGCTGAACCCGGTGCTTGCCAGTTTCGACCTGGAACGCCTGGCCAAGGCCATCGTTGCCGACCGCGACTTGCAATTCGGCTACATCGGCCTGCAAACGCTGTATGACCGCTACTTCCTGCACATCCATGACGTGCGCATCGAAATGCCGCAGGCGTTCTACATGCGCGTGGCCATGGGCCTGTCGCTGAACGAAGCGGACCGCGAAGCGCGCACCATCGAGTTCTACAATCTGCTGTCCTCGTTCGACTTCATGAGCTCGACGCCGACCCTGTTCAACTCCGGCACCCTGCGTTCGCAGCTGTCGTCGTGCTACCTGAGCACCGTCTCGGACGACCTTGAAGGCATCTACGACGCCATCAAGGACAATGCGCTGCTGGCCAAGTACGCCGGCGGCCTGGGTAACGACTGGACGCCAGTGCGCGCCCTGGGCGCCCACATCAAGGGCACCAACGGCAAGTCGCAAGGCGTGGTGCCGTTCCTGAAAGTGGTCAACGACACGGCCGTGGCAGTCAACCAGGGCGGCAAGCGCAAGGGCGCCGTCTGCGCCTACCTGGAAACCTGGCACATGGACATCGAGGAATTCCTCGACCTGCGCAAGAACACGGGCGACGACCGCCGCCGCACGCACGACATGAACACGGCGAACTGGATTCCCGACATGTTCATGAAGCGCGTCATGGAAAAAGGCGAGTGGACCCTGTTCTCGCCATCCGAAACGCCGGACTTGCACGACCTGGTCGGCAAGGCCTTTGAAAAGGCTTACCTGGGCTACGAAGCCAAGGCAGCCGCCGGCGAAATGCGTTCGTTCAAGAAGATCGCGGCGCTGGACCTGTGGCGCAAGATGCTGTCGATGCTGTTTGAAACGGGCCACCCATGGATCACGTTCAAGGATCCTTGCAACATCCGCAGCCCGCAGTCGCACGTCGGCGTCGTCCACAGCTCGAACCTGTGCACGGAAATCACGCTGAACACGGGCCCTGACGAAATCGCCGTCTGCAACCTCGGTTCCGTGAACATGCCGGCGCACATGAAGGAAGGCAAGCTCGATCACGTCAAGCTGGCCAAGACCGTGCGCACCGCCATGCGCATGCTCGACAACGTCATCGACATCAATTACTACGCGGTCGAGAAGGCGCGCAATTCGAACATGCGCCACCGTCCGGTCGGCATGGGCGTGATGGGCTTCCAGGACTGCCTGCACATGATGCGCATCCCGTTCGCTTCGGACGCCGCCGTCAGCTTCGCCGACACCTCGATGGAAGCGGTGTGCTACTACGCCTACCTGGCGTCGACGGAACTGGCCGAAGAACGCGGCCGCTATGAATCGTATGCCGGTTCGCTGTGGGATCGTGGCATCTTGCCGCAGGACTCGGTCAAACTGTTGGCCGAAGAGCGCGGCGGCTACCTGGAAGTCGATTCCTCGTCGGCCATGGACTGGACCCCGGTGCGCGAACGCATCGCCAAGTTCGGCATGCGCAACTCGAACTGCGTGGCGATCGCCCCGACGGCGACGATTTCGAACATCATCGGCGTATCGGCCTGTATCGAGCCGACGTTCCAGAACCTGTATGTGAAATCGAACCTGTCGGGAGAATTCACCGAGATCAACGGCTACCTGGTGCGCGACCTGAAGGCGCGCGACCTGTGGGATGAAGTCATGATCTCCGACCTGAAGTACTTCGACGGTTCGCTGGTGAAGATCGACCGCATCCCGCAAGACTTGCGCGACATCTACGCCACCGCCTTTGAAGTGTCGCCAAGCTGGCTGGTGGAAGCGGCTTCGCGTCGCCAGAAGTGGATCGACCAGGCCCAGTCGCTGAACATCTACATGGCTGGCGCATCGGGCAAGAAGCTCGACGAGACCTACAAGCTGGCATGGCTGCGTGGCCTGAAAACCACCTACTACCTGCGTACCATCGCCGCTACCCACATGGAGAAATCGACCTCCAAGACGGGTGCCCTGAACGCCGTGGCAGTCGATGGCGGCATGTCTGCCAGCGCCCAGAGCGCACAGGCAGCGATCGTGGCGGCAGCTGCCGCCGCCGTGGTGGCACCCGTGGTGGCAGCTGCAGCGGACGACGCCGATGGCGAAGCCTGCTACCTGCGTCCGGGGGATGACGGCTTTGAAGAATGCGAAGCCTGCCAGTAA
- the ampD gene encoding 1,6-anhydro-N-acetylmuramyl-L-alanine amidase AmpD, which produces MTAWTIDEDGWCDGALRYDSPYHDARPDGAQVDLLVIHNISLPGGHFGGPHVSDLFTGRVDYNADPSFADLRGLQVSAHFFVRRDGALLQYVSTDQRAWHAGASMFEGRPQCNGYSIGVEMEGADDVPFQQRQYHVLAALTAALVVRYGLSQVRGHEHIAPGRKTDPGPFFDWHFYQKCWLETMRGQPALALTTRGLGFPSVP; this is translated from the coding sequence ATGACAGCATGGACGATAGACGAAGACGGCTGGTGCGACGGCGCGCTGCGCTATGACTCGCCATACCACGATGCGCGCCCGGACGGTGCGCAAGTCGATTTGCTGGTGATCCATAACATCAGCTTGCCGGGCGGCCACTTTGGCGGACCGCATGTGTCGGACTTGTTTACCGGCCGGGTAGACTATAATGCCGATCCTTCTTTCGCCGACCTGCGTGGCTTGCAGGTGTCGGCGCACTTTTTTGTGCGGCGCGATGGTGCGCTGTTGCAATATGTTTCTACTGATCAACGTGCCTGGCATGCCGGCGCGTCCATGTTCGAAGGACGCCCGCAGTGCAATGGCTATTCTATCGGTGTCGAAATGGAAGGCGCGGACGATGTGCCCTTCCAGCAGCGGCAATACCATGTGCTGGCGGCGCTGACGGCGGCACTGGTGGTGCGCTACGGGCTGTCCCAGGTGCGCGGCCACGAGCACATTGCGCCGGGAAGGAAGACGGATCCGGGGCCGTTTTTTGACTGGCATTTTTATCAAAAATGCTGGCTGGAAACTATGCGTGGGCAGCCTGCGTTAGCGCTTACTACGCGGGGATTGGGCTTTCCATCCGTGCCCTGA